From the genome of bacterium (Candidatus Blackallbacteria) CG13_big_fil_rev_8_21_14_2_50_49_14, one region includes:
- a CDS encoding serine dehydratase, producing MADNYQKPDLFMLRQVHALISEQVHQTPVVHSEQISALCGGPVFFKCENLQKVGAFKFRGASAALALCSPETLKKGVTTHSSGNHAQALARAARERGIPAWIVMPENAPQVKKNAVKGYGAEIVECEATLEARERSLAKVQSETGAHFVHPYNDIRVIAGQATATLELLEQAPKLDYLLAPVGGGGLLSGSALAAHFLSPQTQVIGCEPQGADDAFRSFQAKQLLPSVAPKTICDGLLTSLGSLTFPLILEYVQAIYCVGESEIIAAMRLIWERLKLVIEPSAAVPLAVLLSGQLSLKGKSAAVILSGGNLDLGLLPWASGAEGQA from the coding sequence ATGGCAGACAATTATCAGAAACCCGATCTTTTCATGCTCAGACAGGTACATGCGCTGATCTCAGAACAGGTGCATCAGACACCCGTCGTACATTCTGAGCAAATCAGTGCGCTCTGTGGGGGCCCTGTTTTTTTTAAGTGTGAAAATCTTCAAAAAGTAGGCGCATTTAAGTTTCGTGGTGCCAGTGCAGCCTTGGCGCTCTGTTCACCTGAAACTCTGAAAAAGGGGGTCACTACCCATTCCTCTGGAAACCATGCCCAGGCCTTGGCCCGTGCTGCCCGTGAACGGGGAATTCCGGCCTGGATTGTGATGCCCGAAAATGCTCCCCAGGTCAAAAAGAACGCGGTCAAAGGCTATGGCGCAGAGATTGTGGAATGCGAAGCGACACTTGAAGCCCGTGAGCGCAGCTTGGCCAAGGTGCAATCCGAAACCGGCGCCCATTTTGTGCATCCCTATAACGATATCCGCGTGATTGCCGGTCAGGCCACAGCCACTCTGGAATTGCTGGAACAGGCCCCGAAGCTGGATTATTTACTCGCTCCTGTGGGGGGCGGTGGTCTGCTCAGTGGCAGTGCCCTTGCCGCTCACTTTCTTTCCCCCCAAACCCAGGTGATAGGCTGTGAACCCCAGGGCGCAGATGATGCCTTTCGCTCTTTTCAGGCCAAACAACTCCTGCCTTCTGTAGCTCCCAAAACGATCTGTGATGGGCTTTTGACCTCTTTGGGCAGTTTGACTTTTCCCTTGATTTTGGAATATGTTCAGGCGATTTATTGCGTGGGAGAATCTGAAATTATTGCCGCCATGCGCTTGATTTGGGAGCGTTTGAAATTGGTGATTGAACCCTCTGCGGCAGTCCCCCTTGCGGTTTTACTCTCTGGGCAACTTAGTCTGAAGGGAAAAAGTGCCGCTGTGATTCTCTCAGGAGGCAACCTCGATCTGGGGCTTTTGCCCTGGGCTTCAGGGGCTGAAGGCCAGGCATGA